The genomic segment TTTTCATGCCTTTGTTAGCGGTAGAGTTCAAGGAGTTGGCTATAGAGCTTTTACAAAGAGGAAGGCAGAAAAGCTTGGATTAAAAGGATTTGTTAGAAACTTACCAGATGGTAGAGTTGAAGTTTATGCTGAAGGTGAGGAAGAAAAGC from the Desulfurobacteriaceae bacterium genome contains:
- a CDS encoding acylphosphatase → MSIKAFHAFVSGRVQGVGYRAFTKRKAEKLGLKGFVRNLPDGRVEVYAEGEEEKLQELLLQLKKGPILAKVEKIDFEFTETRGNYEDFDILY